The following DNA comes from Triticum aestivum cultivar Chinese Spring chromosome 3D, IWGSC CS RefSeq v2.1, whole genome shotgun sequence.
CCATAAGGATACAGCCCCCAGTTAACCTGAGCATCACACAGCACAAAACTTAGGTGTTCCTGAGAAGCAGCAAAGCTCCCTGCCCTGGTTTGTCAAGGATGACAAGGATCCTAGTTGAGAACAACAATCTTCTGTCTTTTATTGGGCTTCTTCCCTTTGGCTGGATTAGACTCCGGTTTACCTGGATTGGCACATTTTTCTTTGCTAGGCATTTCAGGCTCATCGTCACCATCTTCATCGCTATCATCTTCTGAGTCAGATGAGCTACTAGCAAATGAACCTCCCGAGGGTGGGAAGCTGCTCATTGTCGCCTCAGCTGCATCCACAGCCTGCTCTGAATGAAGATCAGCTACACCGAGAATCAAATCCTGCAAACAGAACCATGCTCATCAGTTAGCTCAGTAACACTGTTTTCTCCACCATGTCCCTGAGGATAGATTAGCTTTACCATCTCAATATATTCCTTTTCATTTCCAGTGAGTGCTTCAATGTCATACTCCTCAGGAGGCTTGTTCTGCACAAAGATAAAATGGAGCTAAGTAACAGTAGGGAAACTGATCTAACGCAAAATCAATTAGAAGCCTACCTGCGCATCAAGCTGCAATTTCTCATTGGCCTTTGCCATCTCTCCCAAGAAATCCTTCACTTTTCCAAGAACTATGCAGCATTGCAACACCCAAGTTAAACAGAAAATTCAGGGGAGAAGTACATAAGCCAACAAACAAATTCCTTTTGTACCTGTCCACTTGGACATGTAAATATTTGTCAAACCTTTTCATTTAGaaaattactccctccattcctaaatataagtctttttagatattt
Coding sequences within:
- the LOC123078577 gene encoding uncharacterized protein, encoding MGEPSKELLDLPSGPNPPSFIESLFADREQHKGKRKAGPPTDPLPKSQVLGKVKDFLGEMAKANEKLQLDAQNKPPEEYDIEALTGNEKEYIEMDLILGVADLHSEQAVDAAEATMSSFPPSGGSFASSSSDSEDDSDEDGDDEPEMPSKEKCANPGKPESNPAKGKKPNKRQKIVVLN